A single Panthera uncia isolate 11264 chromosome E2 unlocalized genomic scaffold, Puncia_PCG_1.0 HiC_scaffold_19, whole genome shotgun sequence DNA region contains:
- the FUZ gene encoding protein fuzzy homolog isoform X1: protein MGEEGTEGTVHLLCLAASSGVPLFCRSSRGGAPARQQLPFSVIGSLNGVHMFGQNLEVQLSSARTEDTTVVWKNFHDSITLIVLSSEEGTSELRLERLLQMVFGAMVLLVGLEELTNIRNVERLKKELRASYRLVDSFLGDSERIGDLTQCVDCVVPPEVSLLQEALSGFAEAAGTAFGSLVVSGRVVAATESWWRLGTPEAVLLPWLVGSLPPQAARDYPVYLPHGSPTVPHRLLTLTLLPGLELCLLCGPRPPLSQLDPQLLDRWWQPVLDPLRTCVPLGPRALPAGFPLHVDVLGLLLLHLELKRCLFTVEPSGDQEPSPEQRRRLLRSFYSLVTATHFPPPGQRPKVPASHTSGTASLRSQRGGRGIHTDGEGRGGPSLQTAESTGQSW from the exons ATGGGCGAGGAGGGGACGGAGGGCACCGTGCATCTGCTCTGCCTCGCGGCCTCCAGCGGAGTCCCCTTGTTCTGCAGAAGCAGCCGCGGCGGCGCCCCGGCCCGCCAGCAG CTCCCGTTCTCGGTCATCGGCTCTCTCAATGGAGTACACATGTTTGGGCAGAATCTCGAGGTGCAGCTGAGCTCTGCAAGGACCGAGGACACGACCGTGGTGTGGAAAAACTTCCATGACAG CATCACGCTCATTGTTCTGTCATCTGAGGAGGGCACCTCGGAGCTGAGGCTGGAGAGACTACTCCAGATGGTGTTTGGGGCCATG gttcttcttgTGGGGCTTGAAGAACTGACCAATATCCGCAACGTAGAGAGGCTGAAGAAGGAGTTGAGG GCCAGTTACCGCCTCGTTGACAGTTTCCTGGGGGACTCTGAGCGCATCGGGGACCTGACCCAGTGTGTGGACTGTGTGGTTCCTCCAGAGGTGTCTCTCCTGCAG gaagccctctctggGTTCGCTGAGGCAGCAGGCACGGCCTTTGGCAGCCTGGTCGTGTCGGGCCGGGTGGTCGCAGCAACAGAGAGCTGGTGGCGGCTGGGGACGCCGGAGGCCGTGCTGCTCCCCTGGCTGGTGGGGTCCTTGCCGCCTCAGGCCGCTCGCGACTACCCGGTGTACCTGCCACACGGGAGTCCCACG GTCCCGCACCGGCTTCTGACCCTGACGCTGCTGCCGGGCTTGGAGCTGTGTCTGCTCTGCGGGCCGCGCCCCCCCCTCAGCCAGCTGGATCCACAG CTTCTGGACCGCTGGTGGCAGCCAGTGCTAGACCCGCTGCGGACCTGCGTGCCGCTGGGACCCCGAGCGCTGCCCGCTGGCTTCCCCCTGCACGTGGACGTCCTCGG GCTGCTGCTCCTCCACCTGGAATTGAAACGTTGCCTCTTCACCGTGGAGCCCTCTGGGGATCAAG aGCCTTCTCCTGAGCAGCGCAGGCGCCTCCTCCGCTCCTTCTACTCGTTGGTCACCGCCACGCACTTCCCACCACCAGGTCAGCGGCCGAAAGTGCCTGCTTCGCACACTTCGGGGACAGCGAGTCTCAGATCACAGCGGGGAGGACGGGGCATCCACACTgatggggaggggcggggaggtcCCAGCCTCCAGACTGCAGAATCTACTGGGCAATCCTGGTAG
- the FUZ gene encoding protein fuzzy homolog isoform X2 — MFGQNLEVQLSSARTEDTTVVWKNFHDSITLIVLSSEEGTSELRLERLLQMVFGAMVLLVGLEELTNIRNVERLKKELRASYRLVDSFLGDSERIGDLTQCVDCVVPPEVSLLQEALSGFAEAAGTAFGSLVVSGRVVAATESWWRLGTPEAVLLPWLVGSLPPQAARDYPVYLPHGSPTVPHRLLTLTLLPGLELCLLCGPRPPLSQLDPQLLDRWWQPVLDPLRTCVPLGPRALPAGFPLHVDVLGLLLLHLELKRCLFTVEPSGDQEPSPEQRRRLLRSFYSLVTATHFPPPGQRPKVPASHTSGTASLRSQRGGRGIHTDGEGRGGPSLQTAESTGQSW, encoded by the exons ATGTTTGGGCAGAATCTCGAGGTGCAGCTGAGCTCTGCAAGGACCGAGGACACGACCGTGGTGTGGAAAAACTTCCATGACAG CATCACGCTCATTGTTCTGTCATCTGAGGAGGGCACCTCGGAGCTGAGGCTGGAGAGACTACTCCAGATGGTGTTTGGGGCCATG gttcttcttgTGGGGCTTGAAGAACTGACCAATATCCGCAACGTAGAGAGGCTGAAGAAGGAGTTGAGG GCCAGTTACCGCCTCGTTGACAGTTTCCTGGGGGACTCTGAGCGCATCGGGGACCTGACCCAGTGTGTGGACTGTGTGGTTCCTCCAGAGGTGTCTCTCCTGCAG gaagccctctctggGTTCGCTGAGGCAGCAGGCACGGCCTTTGGCAGCCTGGTCGTGTCGGGCCGGGTGGTCGCAGCAACAGAGAGCTGGTGGCGGCTGGGGACGCCGGAGGCCGTGCTGCTCCCCTGGCTGGTGGGGTCCTTGCCGCCTCAGGCCGCTCGCGACTACCCGGTGTACCTGCCACACGGGAGTCCCACG GTCCCGCACCGGCTTCTGACCCTGACGCTGCTGCCGGGCTTGGAGCTGTGTCTGCTCTGCGGGCCGCGCCCCCCCCTCAGCCAGCTGGATCCACAG CTTCTGGACCGCTGGTGGCAGCCAGTGCTAGACCCGCTGCGGACCTGCGTGCCGCTGGGACCCCGAGCGCTGCCCGCTGGCTTCCCCCTGCACGTGGACGTCCTCGG GCTGCTGCTCCTCCACCTGGAATTGAAACGTTGCCTCTTCACCGTGGAGCCCTCTGGGGATCAAG aGCCTTCTCCTGAGCAGCGCAGGCGCCTCCTCCGCTCCTTCTACTCGTTGGTCACCGCCACGCACTTCCCACCACCAGGTCAGCGGCCGAAAGTGCCTGCTTCGCACACTTCGGGGACAGCGAGTCTCAGATCACAGCGGGGAGGACGGGGCATCCACACTgatggggaggggcggggaggtcCCAGCCTCCAGACTGCAGAATCTACTGGGCAATCCTGGTAG
- the FUZ gene encoding protein fuzzy homolog isoform X3: MGEEGTEGTVHLLCLAASSGVPLFCRSSRGGAPARQQLPFSVIGSLNGVHMFGQNLEVQLSSARTEDTTVVWKNFHDSITLIVLSSEEGTSELRLERLLQMVFGAMVLLVGLEELTNIRNVERLKKELRASYRLVDSFLGDSERIGDLTQCVDCVVPPEVSLLQEALSGFAEAAGTAFGSLVVSGRVVAATESWWRLGTPEAVLLPWLVGSLPPQAARDYPVYLPHGSPTVPHRLLTLTLLPGLELCLLCGPRPPLSQLDPQLLDRWWQPVLDPLRTCVPLGPRALPAGFPLHVDVLGLLLLHLELKRCLFTVEPSGDQEPSPEQRRRLLRSFYSLVTATHFPPPEPGTPEDKVEDAAQRAQVPRACYLVSGPEEPGTGWRLVALQLGPRRLLLLVSAQSPTHGLRSLATHTLHALTPLL; this comes from the exons ATGGGCGAGGAGGGGACGGAGGGCACCGTGCATCTGCTCTGCCTCGCGGCCTCCAGCGGAGTCCCCTTGTTCTGCAGAAGCAGCCGCGGCGGCGCCCCGGCCCGCCAGCAG CTCCCGTTCTCGGTCATCGGCTCTCTCAATGGAGTACACATGTTTGGGCAGAATCTCGAGGTGCAGCTGAGCTCTGCAAGGACCGAGGACACGACCGTGGTGTGGAAAAACTTCCATGACAG CATCACGCTCATTGTTCTGTCATCTGAGGAGGGCACCTCGGAGCTGAGGCTGGAGAGACTACTCCAGATGGTGTTTGGGGCCATG gttcttcttgTGGGGCTTGAAGAACTGACCAATATCCGCAACGTAGAGAGGCTGAAGAAGGAGTTGAGG GCCAGTTACCGCCTCGTTGACAGTTTCCTGGGGGACTCTGAGCGCATCGGGGACCTGACCCAGTGTGTGGACTGTGTGGTTCCTCCAGAGGTGTCTCTCCTGCAG gaagccctctctggGTTCGCTGAGGCAGCAGGCACGGCCTTTGGCAGCCTGGTCGTGTCGGGCCGGGTGGTCGCAGCAACAGAGAGCTGGTGGCGGCTGGGGACGCCGGAGGCCGTGCTGCTCCCCTGGCTGGTGGGGTCCTTGCCGCCTCAGGCCGCTCGCGACTACCCGGTGTACCTGCCACACGGGAGTCCCACG GTCCCGCACCGGCTTCTGACCCTGACGCTGCTGCCGGGCTTGGAGCTGTGTCTGCTCTGCGGGCCGCGCCCCCCCCTCAGCCAGCTGGATCCACAG CTTCTGGACCGCTGGTGGCAGCCAGTGCTAGACCCGCTGCGGACCTGCGTGCCGCTGGGACCCCGAGCGCTGCCCGCTGGCTTCCCCCTGCACGTGGACGTCCTCGG GCTGCTGCTCCTCCACCTGGAATTGAAACGTTGCCTCTTCACCGTGGAGCCCTCTGGGGATCAAG aGCCTTCTCCTGAGCAGCGCAGGCGCCTCCTCCGCTCCTTCTACTCGTTGGTCACCGCCACGCACTTCCCACCACCAG AGCCGGGGACACCAGAGGACAAGGTGGAGGATGCAGCCCAGAGGGCCCAGGTGCCGAGAGCCTGCTACCTGGTGTCTGGGCCCGAGGAGCCAGGCACAGGATGGCGGCTGGTGGCCCTGCAGTTGGGGCCACGGCGGTTGCTGCTGCTGGTGTCCGCCCAGAGCCCCACCCATGGGCTGCGGAGCTTGGCCACCCACACTCTCCACGCTCTCACCCCGCTCCTCTGA